The Pseudoxanthobacter soli DSM 19599 genome contains a region encoding:
- a CDS encoding phosphatidylserine decarboxylase: MAHGIGESIRRAMVPIHREGYPYIVGFVIVTVVLGFLSAPLGVLALFPTVWCVLFFRDPERVAPIDPTLALAPADGRVSIVDNAIPPAELDLGIEPMVRVSIFMSVFDVHINRTPLAGRVARTVYRPGRFLNAEDPQASLENERNGIVLSTENGEVAVVQIAGLVARRIVPFVREGVSVSQGERIGIIRFGSRVDVYLPAGARPLVAEGQRAVGGETPIADLAGLRPAIGVARTL; the protein is encoded by the coding sequence ATGGCACACGGCATCGGCGAGTCGATCCGCCGGGCGATGGTTCCGATCCATCGCGAGGGCTATCCCTATATCGTGGGCTTCGTCATCGTTACGGTCGTGCTCGGCTTCCTGTCGGCGCCGCTCGGCGTGCTGGCGCTGTTCCCGACGGTCTGGTGCGTGCTGTTCTTCCGCGATCCCGAGCGCGTCGCGCCGATCGATCCCACGCTGGCGCTGGCGCCGGCCGACGGCCGCGTCTCCATCGTCGACAACGCCATCCCGCCGGCCGAGCTCGATCTCGGCATCGAGCCGATGGTGCGGGTGTCGATCTTCATGAGCGTGTTCGACGTGCACATCAACCGCACGCCGCTCGCGGGCCGCGTCGCACGCACCGTCTACCGGCCCGGGCGGTTCCTCAATGCGGAGGATCCGCAGGCGAGCCTCGAGAACGAACGCAACGGCATCGTGCTCTCGACCGAAAATGGCGAGGTCGCCGTGGTGCAGATCGCCGGTCTCGTCGCCCGCCGCATCGTCCCGTTCGTGCGCGAGGGCGTCAGCGTCTCGCAGGGCGAGCGCATCGGCATCATCCGGTTCGGCTCGCGGGTCGACGTCTACCTGCCGGCGGGCGCGCGCCCTCTCGTCGCCGAGGGGCAGCGGGCGGTCGGCGGCGAGACGCCCATTGCCGATCTCGCGGGGCTGCGCCCGGCGATCGGTGTCGCGCGAACCCTGTGA